TGAATTCTTTTTCGCACAATTTTTCATCTAAGCCTTCTTTAAGTGGAAAGGCAGACATTATTCCCAATGTGGTTGAAGATTTTAAGCCTATTTTTTTTAAGGGCCTAAAGATAGTGCCAATACCTTTGATTCATGGAGAGATAGTTAGTTTGGGTTATAGGTTAGACAATTTGGCGTATCTTACTGATGTTAAATTTATTCCTGAAGCGTCCTATGATTATTTGAAAAATTTAGATCTACTTATAATAGATGCTATTAGGATTAAGCCTCATCCGGCTCATCTAAATTTTTCAGAGGCTATTCGTGAGATTAAAAAAATTAATCCTAAAGTTTCTTACTTTACGCATATTGCACACGATATAATGCATGAAGAATTTGATTATTTAGAAAAAGACAATATTTATTTAGCTTATGATGGATTAAAGATTTATATTTGATTTAAATTTAAAGAGGATTTATGAAATTAATTTCATGGAATGTAAATGGAATTAGAGCTGTTTTAAAGAAAGGTTTTCTTGAGTTTGTAAAAGAATATACACCAGATATTTTGTGTGTTCAAGAAACTAAAGCTTTAAAAGAGCAGTTGCCAAAGGATTTAATTCTTGAGAATTATTATTCTTATTTTTCAAAGTCAAAGATTAAAGGTTATAGTGGTGTTTGTATTTACTCTAAAATTAAGCCTATTGCTGTAAATTTACTTGGGGAAGAAATTTTTGACAATGAGGGTAGGGGGCTTGTAGCATACTATGGTGATTTTGTGTTAATTAATGCTTATTTTCCCAATTCTCAAGCTTTAAGAAGAAGACTTGTTTATAAGCTTGATTTTTTATCTTATGTTGAGAATATTATAGATTCTCTTGTGGATGATGGTAAAAATGTAGTAATTTGTGGTGATTTTAATATTGCCCATACTGAGATTGATCTTGTAAATCCTGATTCAAATAGAGATTCTCCTGGATATTATATTGAAGAAACGACTTGGCTAGATAGCTTTTTGAACAAAGGGTATGTGGATACATTTAGGATATTTAATAAGGAACCTGGTTATTATACTTGGTGGAGCTATATAGCAAGAGCCAGGGAGAGAAATATGGGTTGGAGAATTGATTATTTTATTGTTAATGAATTATTTAAGAAAAATGTTAAAAAATCTCTAATTTTAGGCAAAGTAATGGGAAGTGATCATTGTCCTGTTTTTTTGGAGTTGGCTAATGTAGTTAGCTAAAGAGGAGCTTAAATTGAAAAAAACCATTGCAATTTTTTATTTAATATTTATTGTTAATTTTAGTTTTGGTATTGATTTAAATGATATTGATTTTTATCGTAGTCTTGAAAAGGAAGAATTGATATTTTTTATTAATTTATTAAAGAGAGAGCAACTTGTTTTGGCAAATAGTTGTGCTTTAGAGTATGTTGAATTAGCTTATAAGGCGTTAAAAGAAAAAAACATAAATTTATTATTAAAAAATGACAAAGAATTAGTAGTAGGTAATAATGCTGATCGCTTAGTTCAGTCTAAGGCATATAACAATGCAAGGTTTATCTTTAAGGCCACAAAGGATTTAAATACTTTGGTTCATATAAGTGGGGATGGGTTTTTAAAGACTTTAGATGGTAGAAACGTAGGGTTTAAGGATAACAAATTTATTATTTTAGATTCTTTTTTGAATAATGATTTTTATGATGATGTTCCAAGCGAATATTCTACCATTGAAATTTATAATAAAAGCATTTTAATGCCCAATTTAAATAAATTTCTTCTAGATAAGCGTTCAAATCCTTTTGTTTATCTTGAAGATTTTAATAAAAACGTTTATTTAAATGATATTCCAAAATTAAGCAAAGAAGAGTTGTTGTTTTTATTTTATGAAATATTTCCAGTTTCTAAGCTAAAGAGTTTAAAAGATTGGAATGATTTTGGATTTTCATCTATTTCAAAAGCATTGAATAAAATTTATTCTGAAAAAATAAATTCAATAAGAGGGAGTGCAAATGAATTATCAAAGAATTAGAAATTATTGTAAATTTACAGGTGCTTTTTTATTTTTTTTGTTTTCTTGTGTTTCTAATGAATTAAAGTTAGATCAAAATTTGGTAAAGGGAAAACTTGTTAATGGGCTAAGGTATTACATTTATAAAAATCAAACCCCAAAGAATGCTGTTAATATTGGAATTGTTTTAAATGTAGGCTCTCTCAATGAAGAAGATAATGAGAGGGGGATAGCGCATTATCTTGAACATATGGCTTTTAATGGCACAAAAGATTATCCAGGGAATTCTATAGTTGATGTTCTTAAAAAATTTGGAATGCAATTTGGTGCTGACATTAATGCTGCTACTAGTTTCGATTTCACTTATTATAGACTTGATTTGTCAGATGGTAATAATAAAGATGAAATTGATGAATCTATAAATATTTTGAGAAACTGGGCTTCTCAAATCAGTTTTATGAAAGAAGAAATAGACCTAGAGCGAAATATTATTATTGAGGAAAAAAAGCTTGGTGAGACTTATCCTGGAAGAATTTATGAAAAAATGTATAAGTTTTTAACAAGCGGAAGTCTTTATGAATTTAGAAGTCCTATTGGACTTGAAGAGCAGATTTTATCTTTTCAATCAGAAGATTTTAAAAAATTTTATAGAAAGTGGTATAGGCCAGAACTTGCAAGTGTTATTGTGGTAGGAGATATTGATCCTATAGAAATTGAAGATAAAATAAAGAAGCAATTTATTTCTTGGAAAAATCCAGCTGATAAAGTTAAAGAGCCAAAAGTAAGTTTAGACGTAGAGCTTAAAGATAAGTTTTTACTTTTAGAAGATTTAGAAGTTGGAGAACCTGGTTTAATGTTCTTTAAAAAAGAAATTATTAACTTTGTGAAGACCAAAGATGATGTTTTGAATGACATTAAAAGGTCTTTATTGAGTGCTCTTTTTGAAAATAGATTTTCTGAATTAAAGACCACTGGGGTAAATCATTTTAAAAATGTTTCAAATAAAGATTTTTTTTCATTTAAGTCAGATAACAATACTATTGTTGCAAGATCGATTTCTTTAAACTTTAATCCAGGTTATTTGAACGAAGGAATTCAAGACTTTTTTTATGAGCTTGAGAGGATAAGAAAATTTGGATTTACCCAAGGTGAGTTTGAAAAAGTTAGATCTCAATTTTTCAAATCTTTAGAATTAAGGAAAAAAAATATAAATAAAACAAATTCATGGGCTATTTTTGAAAATTTAGTAGAGATTGCTATTTATGGTTCTAATAAATTTGATATGAATGAATATTATGACCTTTCTGTTCAATATTTGAAAAAGATTGATTTAAAAACAATAAATAATCTTGTAGGAAGAGAGTTTGATGTAAAAGATTGTGCAATTTTTTATTCTTATCATGGAGGAGCGCATCCTGTTTTGGCTTTTGAAGATATTGATAATCTTCAAAAGATAGCTTTAAAAAGAGAGATAAAGCCTTATGATAATTCTTCAATTGAAGGTAAATTTTTTAATAAGTCTTTAGATGATAAAGATATTATTAAAGAAAATGAGTTTGAAAATGAAATTTCATCATTTGTTCTTGAAAATGGTGTTGAAGTTTATTTTAAATATAATGATCAAAAAAAGGGTGTAATTGATTTTAGTGCAACTTCTTGGGGAGGTTTAATCAATGAAGATATAAGACTTATTCCTGTTTTATCTTTTGCTCCTGGGGTAGTATCTGGTTCAGGTTACGGTGATTATTCTGCATTACAGACTGAAAAATATTTATCAGATAAAACTGTTTCTTTAAGTGTTGGCGTTGGAGCTCAAGAATCATATATTACTGGAAGTTCAGATAAAAAAGATCTTGAAACTCTTTTTCAGCTTATATATTTTACTTTCAAGGAACCCAAAATAGATGATGTTTTTTTGCAAAATGCTATTAATAATATAAAAGCACTAATAAAGAGTAATAAAAATAGTTCTAATTATCATTTTAAAAAAGCTATTAGTAGATTTTTAAACAATAATGATCCTAGATTTGAAGATACAAAAGATAGTGATTTGCAGTATTTTACAAAAGAAAATATTTTGTCTTTTTATAAGAAAAGGTTTACTTATGCAAATAATTTTAAGTTTGTTTTTGTTGGAGATTCAGATATTCAAACAATAAAGACTTATTCAAAGAAATATTTGGGCAATCTTAACTTTAAAGAAATAAGCGAGTATAAAGATTTAGATTACTCTTACAGTAAAAATTTTAATAAAGTAGTTGTAAGGAAGGGGAAAAATACAACTAGCTTTGCTTATATAATTTATCCTTTTAAATTTAATTATTTAGCAGAAACCTCATTAAATTTAAATGCTTTAGCAGATCTATTAACGGATGGGCTTATAAAAAATATTAGAGAAAAAATGTCTAGCGTTTATGCAATTCAATCCTCTTTTGACTCCAATTTACGGAAAAATGTAGACTCTGATGGTATTTTGTCTATTTTTTTTACTACTGAGCCCAAGGAGCTGAATAATGTTTTAAATTCTATTAATCGCTATATGATCGAAAGGCAAAAAATAGATTTTAATGATAAAGATTTTTCTTATGTTAAGAAGAATTATATTAAAAATACAAAAATAAATTCAGAGAAGAATGGTTATTGGATTTCAAATATATTGGCGTCATTATCCTGGTATGGGGTATTTAAGAATAATTTTGGTGTCAAGTTTGTAGAGACAAACTTGAATAAAGATTTAATAAATGAATTTTTTAAGAAAATTAATCTTGAAGAAAGAGTAGAGATATTATTAATACCCGAATAGTTAGTGGTTGTTTAAAAACATTCTTGTTTTCTGGATTAACTAGAAAGCAAGAACGTTTAGCCTACTTTTTATTAGCAATACATCCTCTAGGGGAATCGAACCCCTCTTGCCAGGATGAAAACCTGGAGTCCTAACCGATAGACGAAGAGGACAAAAATGAGCTCAGTAGGACTCGAACCTACGACAAACGCCTTAAAAGGGCGCTGCTCTACCATCTGAGCTATGAGCCCAAAAGCCATTTTATGACCATTAAAAGTAATAATATATTTATTTTCCAATAATGTCAAGTTAAATTGGTATAAAATTAATAATTTATACCAAAAATGCATTTAACAATTTGAGCTGCACAGGACTTGAACCTGTAACCAGCGGATTAAGAGTCCGATGCTCTACCACTTGAGCTAGCAGCCCAGTTTATTAATTTGCTAACAATAAGAATAAGTTTTTATAAATTGAATGTCAAGGTTTGCTGTTGCTTTTTTTTAATTCTTCTAGCAAATTTTTTGCCTCTAGGTTATTAGGAGAGATTGTAAGAAGTTTAATTAGTGCTTCTTCTGCTAATATTTTATTTTTAGCATTTATTCTTGATCTTGCTAATTTTATTAATAGATTTTGGTTATTAGGAGAAAATCGTAATGCATATTCGTATGCAAAATCGGCTTCATTATATCTTTTTAGCGCATAGAAAGCATCTGCAATCAAATTATAAACTTTTATTATTCTTGCTCCTTTAGAATCAAGGCTAATGTATTCTTGAAAGTATTTTAATGCATTTTCATAATTTTTTTGAAAAAAATATGCTTCTCCTAGTGCTTGGATAATTCTTATGTCATATTTTTTAATACCAAGCCCGATAATTGCTTCTTTTTCAGCTCTCTTGTATTCCCCTATGGCTATTAAGCTCCATATCAATATTGTCCTAGCATCTAAGTTATTAGGATTTAGTCGAATTTCTTCTAACGTGTTTGAAATAGCTTCTTTAAATTTTCCCTCTTTATACAGAAGAAGAGAGTCTTCTTTTTCTTTAGGCGGTGATTGTCCAAATAATAAGCTTAAATTAGATAGCAGAATTAAAGCTGTTTTTAGTAGAAAAAAAAAATTCATTCTTCTAGATCCTCCATTTCACAATTTCCTTTAAATATTGCTCCAGAGTCAATAAAGAGTTCTTTGGTTTTAATGTTTCCTATTAATTTGCCGGTTTTGTAGATTTTAATTGTTCTTAAAGCTTCAATATTCCCTTTTATTTTGCCATGATTTAGTAAATGTTGGCATTTTATTTCAGCTTCAACATCAGCTTTTTCCCTTAGATAGATTGAATTTGATGAGTTTATTAAACCCTTGAGCCTTCCTTCTATTATTATTGGCTTATTGCTTTCGATATAACCTTCAAACTCAAAATTGTTTTTTATTATATTTTGGGTACTACTTTCTTCGAATTCTAAGCTATCTATGCTCATTGGAACCTCTAAAAATGAATGCTTTAACTATATAGCATTCATTTTTGATTTAATTTTTTATTGTTATTAATCGTTTCTTCTTTGGCCCAAAAATCTTAGAAGATATAAGAATAAATTTATAAAATCTAAATAAAGTTTAAGTGAGGCTACAACCGCCATTCTATTTTTTATTTCAGTTTCGTCTTGTAGCATTTTATCCATTTTAGAAATATTTTGAACGTCATAGGCTGTTAGGCCTGTAAATATAACTACGCCCAAAATAGATATAAGGAAATTAAGACCTGAGCTTCTAAAAAACATATTAACAAGAGATGCAATAATGATTCCCCATAAGCCCATTATTAGATAGCTTCCCATTTTTGTTAGATCTGTTGTTGTAGTGTATCCATAAACAGACATTCCAAGAAATGTTCCAGCAGTAATTCCAAATGTGAATACTATTGATCCTTGCGTATAAATCATAAATATAGAAGATAATGTTACTCCTGTTAGTGCTGAGTAGAGCAAGAAAAGAGCTGTTGCAGTATTGCTTGATATTTTATTAAGAGCACCACTTATTGCATATACAAGTCCAAATTGTATAAGTATTATAGCCATAAATGACATTGGATTTGAGAATATTATTGCTTTGATTGTTTGATTTTCTGATGTTGCATATGCAAACATTGCTGAGATTAAAAGTCCAATTGACATAAGCCCAAAAACCTTGGCTAAAAATTTGTTTTTTATTAGTATTTCTTGTTTTTCTTGTGTTAAATCGATCATAATAAAGCCTCCTTATTATTTTATTAAGATTTGTTTTGATCGTTAAATTTTTTGCGAAGTTCATCAAATATAGTGCTTGGAACTTTTCCATACTTTAAAAATTCCATTGAGAATTCTGCTTTTCCTTGGGTAGAGGATCTAAGGACTGTTGAAAATCCAAACATTTCACTTAAAGGCACCTCAGCTTCAACTTTTGAAAAACTTCCATCTTCTAGCGAACCTGTTATTATTCCTCTTCTTTGGTTTAAAAGACCAAACATATTGCCTTGAAATTCAGTAGGACCTTCAAGGGTAACTTTCATTATTGGTTCAAGGATTGTAGGCTTTGCCTTTTCATAAGCTTCTCTAAAAGCGCCAATTGCTGCTAATTGGAATGCAATATCAGATGAGTCAACAATGTGATATTGGCCATCATTGATTGTGATTTTTATATCAACTATTGGAAAGCCAATTAATGTTCCCCTTTCCATTGCTTTTTGGAATCCTTTGTCACATGATGGGATATATTCTGTTGGGATTACTCCTCCTTTTATTAGATTAACAAATTCGTATGTTTCTCCTTCTTTATCAAGAGGTTCCATAAACCCTGCAACCCTTCCAAACTGACCAGCTCCTCCAGATTGCTTTTTGTGAGTATAATTAAATTCAGCTTTTCTTGTAATTGTTTCTCTATAGGCTACTTGTGGCATTCCGGTTTCAACTTCTACCTTGAACTCTCTTTTCATTCTTTCAATGTAAACTTCCAAGTGTAGCTCTCCCATGCCTTGAATTATTGTTTCGTTTGATTCAATGTCAACATAAGTTTTAAATGTTGGATCTTCTTTTGTAAATCTTCCCAGGGCTTTAGCCATATTATCGGCAGATTTTTTGTCCTTTGGTTTTACAGAAAGAGAAATTACTGGATCTGGGATAAACATTGATGTCATTGAATAGTTAATTGACGGATCACAAAACGTATCTCCTGATGCACATTCTATTCCAAATAAAGCAACAATGTCGCCACTTTCTCCAAATTCAATGTCTTCTGTATTATTAGCGTGCATTCTGATAAGTCTTCCGACTTTGAATTTTTTAGAAGTTCTTGAATTTATAAGTTCTTGTCCTTTTTTTAAAGTTCCTTGATAGATTCTGACATAAGTTAATTGGCCGTATTGTCCGTCTTCAAGTTTAAATGCAAGAGCAACAGTTGGAAGTTCGTTGTCAATTTTAAGATCGATTTCTTTTTCATTATTATTAATGTCAAGAGCGGTGTTTTTTATATCATGAGGGGATGGCAAAAATCTGGTTACAGCATCTAAGAGCAATTGCACTCCTTTATTTTTATAAGCAGATCCCATAAATACAGGGCATAATTTTAAAGCCAATGTTCCTGTTCTAGTTGCATTGTATATTATTTCAGTAGGGACTTCTTTTCCTTCCATGTGTAATTCCATAAGTTCATCATTAAAGTCTGCAAGAGTATCAAGCATTATTTCTCGTTTGCTTTTTGCTTCTTCCAAGAGATCTGAGGGTATTTCTTTTTCTATTATTTCTGTTCCATCTTTTCCTTCAAAATAGTAGGCTTTCATTAATATAAGGTCTATAACTCCAATATGTTTGTCTTCTAATCCAATTGGGATTTGCATTAAAACAGAGTTTAAGTCAAGTTTTGATCTTAGCTGATCTTTCACGTTGTAAGGATTTGCTCCGGTTTTATCGCATTTATTTACAAATGCAAGGCGTGGTACGCTATATCTTTTAAGTTGTCGATCAACAGTTATTGATTGAGATTGAACTCCTGCAACAGAATCAAGAACCAATATTGCTCCGTCAAGTACTCTAAGAGATCTTTCAACTTCAATTGTAAAATCTACGTGTCCGGGTGTATCAATAATATTTATTGGGAAATCTTTCCATTCAACATGAGTTGCAGCTGATGCTATTGTGATTCCTCTTTCTCTTTCAAGTTCCATTGAGTCCATTGTTGCACCAACTCCATCTTTACCTTTTACTTCGTGAATTGCATGAATTTTATTACAATAAAAAAGAATGCGTTCTGTAAGAGTAGTTTTTCCTGAGTCAATGTGTGCGCTAATGCCTATGTTTCGTAATTTATTGTAGTCCATTAGACTTTGTTCCTCCTGATGATATGTGAGTAGAAGATTACCTATCTCAGTAATTTTACAAAATTTTTTTTTAAAAATCTATCTTATATCGTTTTATATTGTTAAATATTTGAAAGTTTAAACTATTTTTATGATATTTGACAGTTTCCTTGATTAAATTTGTATTAATGTATATCCTTATCTTAGGGAATATATCATTTAGTAAATTTTGATTTTATTGATTAAAACTTTTTATTTAGTGAATTAACTCTTACTTTATTATTATGCTCCTAATATAATTATTTGGAGGAATTTGAGTTGGAAACTTTAACAATATCTAATGAATTGAGCAAAATATCACAGGTAGGTTACGATTCTTCTGTGTCTGAGCTTTCTGTGTTTTTTAAAGATGGAAGAGCTTATAAGTATTTTAAGATTGAACCAAGGCATTTTAGTGCAATATCTAAACTTGTTGAGGATAGAAGATCAGTTGGTAAATATTTAACAGAAAATGTGTTTAACAAATATGACCAAGAAAAGCTTTAATTTGTGTTTTAGATAGTATAAAAGCCCTTTTGTTTTTAAAGCAGGAGGGCTTATTTATATTTATGACTAGCTTTTAGAGTGATAAATTTTGTTTTATAATCATTAATATTAGGGATTCAAGTAAGTTTTTATGTATAAATTTTTGTTTATTATTGTTTTTGTTTTATCTTGCAGCTCTATTTTTAAGGAATATCAAAATATATCAGGTGAATACTATAAGCTTGCTAAGTTAAATGAGGAGCTTGGTAATGATAAGACTTCTGTTTTGCTTTATGAAAAATCTATTAAATTTAATATTAATGCTGGTGATGATTCAAGTTATAATTTTATTTTAGCTTGCATTAATTTGAAGAAATATGTAGAGGCTGAGTTGAAACTTGATTCTATTATAAAAGAAGATCCAGAAAATATTTTGTTAATTAATCTTAAAGGATATTTGCTATTTAAGAAAAATGATTTGGATAATGCTTTGATTTATTATTTGAAAACTCTAGAATTTGCGCCTGCAAATAAAGAGGCTCTGTTTAATATTTTTTACATTTATCATTTAAAGGGCGACAAAAAAAATGCAAAGAAACATATCTCAAAATATAAAGAGCTAAATCATCCTATACCAAGTGGTTCAGAAGAAATAGTTTCCTCTGTTCTTAAGAGTTAATTTTTTGGTTTTTTGTTTGATTTTTTCTTTGTGGCAATCTTTATGGTTATTATTATATAATAAGGTATGCAATGTAAACCCTGTTTTATTTTTTATAAATTTTTGTAGGAGAGTTTTTATATGATTAGGTTTAAGGTTTTAATTTTGTGTTTGTTTGGGATTATTGTTGTCAATGGCTTTACAGATACTAATTTTGAATTCAATTTTGGTGGTGGGGTTGCTTTTCCTGTTAGTCCCTTTTCAAGTTTTTACAATGAGGCTTTAGAGATTAATGCAAAGCTTAAGCAAAATTTGCCTTCAGATTTAGCCCCAATAGAAAAAGAAGGGATAGTCCAAAATTTTTCCGATTTAGCCAATATTGCTAAAGCTGGAATAAGGTATGGAACTTATGCTCAATTTGGTGCTAAATTTGATGATTTTATTTCTATTGGATTTGAGCTTTTGTTTGACATGAATTTTCTTAAAGCAATAAAGCGTTCAGATGGAACTGCGAATGAAAATTTCTCGTTTGTTATGGCAATAACACCGAGATTTTATACAAAATTAGATTTTTTTGTTTTAGCTTTAGCGTTTTTCACAGGTCCTAAAATTAATATAGTGACTTCTTCTGCAGATTCTGTTTTAGCAGAACTGGGAACAATGGGCTGGGATATTGGTGCTAGACTTTCATTTTCTTTTTTGATTCTTGAAGGTTACTATGTTTGGAACATTAAAAACCCTAAATTTTCTGATTTCAAGTTTGGAATAGGTTTTGAATTTGGAATTGTGTAGCTTATTTAATTTTGTTTTTAATATTATGTATAATATATATTTTTGCTATCAATAGAATTTTTCGATTTTTTTTAATTATTAAAGCTAAAATATTTTAATACCTTGCGTTAAAAATTTTTAGTTATTTTTGTGTGTATAAGTTTTATTAATTATCAAATTAAGATTTTTTAAAAAAGAACGAGGGGTTGGGTGAATTTACTTAAAAAAAAATCAATAGGAATTATTGCCTGTCCTGGGGGTAGGGTTTTTGCTAGTAAAATAATAGAAGAGCTTGACAGGATATTTATAAATATTGAAAATGAGATTGTAAGCAGTATATGCCAAGATTCTAAAGTCTTAAAAGAAGAAATTTTTAAGATTGAAAAAGTTTTATCTCCTTTTTTAGAAGGGCTTAGTTTATCTACTCTTAAAAGCAAAGAGCCTTTAGAAATTCCTGTAAAATTTGTTAAATTTGCCAATGGTGAATTTAAAACTGAAATTTTAAAAACAATCAGGAATAAGGATATTTTTATTGTTCAAGATGTTGCTAATGCTTATGAAGTTGAGATAAGCAGCAGTGAAAAAATAATTATGACAGTTAATGATCATATAATGAATTTAATGACAACAATAGATGCTTGTATGCAGGCTAAAGCCAATTCTGTTAGTGTTATTATTCCGTCTTATCCTTATTCAAGGCAAGATAAAAAACATTCAAGAGAATGTTTAACAGCAAGTCTTATTGGAAGATTTTTAGAAGAGTTGGGTATTAGACATATTTTAACCCTGGATATTCACTCAAAGGCTATTGAGAATGTATTTAGAAAAGTTTATTTTGAAAATTTAAATGTTTCTTATGAAATCTTTAATTCTCTTAAGGATTTAATCGACATTAGGGATTCTAATTTAGTTATTGTTTCACCCGATACAGGCGCTGTGAGTAGAAATAAGTTTTTTGCATCAAGTCTTAAGAGTCCTCTTGCTTTGCTTTACAAGGAGAGAGATTATTCAAGAGTTTCAAATGATGTTGTTGATTCAAATATTTCTGTAACCAAGCTTTTAGGAGATGTTGAAGGTAAAAATGTTTTTATGAGTGATGACATGTTAGCTACTGGAGGTACTTTAATTAAAGCAATGAAATTACTTAAAAGTATGGGTGCTAAAAAGATTATATGTGGGATTAGTTTGCCGTTTTTTAATGGAGATGCTATTAAATATTTTGACAAAGCTTATGAGGAGGGATATTTTTATAAAATAATTGGAACGAATGCTGTTTGTCATAATAATGAATTAATAAATAAACCTTGGTATCATGAGGCTAATGTTGCGCCCCTTTTTGCAGAAGCAATATTTGCAATTTATAATAAAGTTGGTTTGCAAAAGATTCTTGATAGAAAGGATGATATTCAAAAATTGATTACAAAGGGTTAATTTATGAATGCTCTTAGTATTGATATTGGCACCAGTGTTTTAAAGGCAGCATTAGTTAATTCTAAGAAAGGAGTTTTAAGTTATATTGATGTTAGTTATTCAGATTATTTTGATGTTGATTTTGAAAATTTTGACTTTAATATATGGCTTTTTTCTTTTAAGAAAGCCATATCCAATTTTCAGCCTAGCAAAATAGATTGTATTTCTATTAGTGGTATTTCACCATGTTTGATTGCTTTAAATTCAAATTTAATTCCTTTAGAAGTGTT
This genomic interval from Borreliella andersonii contains the following:
- a CDS encoding polymer-forming cytoskeletal protein, which translates into the protein MSIDSLEFEESSTQNIIKNNFEFEGYIESNKPIIIEGRLKGLINSSNSIYLREKADVEAEIKCQHLLNHGKIKGNIEALRTIKIYKTGKLIGNIKTKELFIDSGAIFKGNCEMEDLEE
- a CDS encoding Bax inhibitor-1/YccA family protein, which translates into the protein MIDLTQEKQEILIKNKFLAKVFGLMSIGLLISAMFAYATSENQTIKAIIFSNPMSFMAIILIQFGLVYAISGALNKISSNTATALFLLYSALTGVTLSSIFMIYTQGSIVFTFGITAGTFLGMSVYGYTTTTDLTKMGSYLIMGLWGIIIASLVNMFFRSSGLNFLISILGVVIFTGLTAYDVQNISKMDKMLQDETEIKNRMAVVASLKLYLDFINLFLYLLRFLGQRRND
- a CDS encoding MBL fold metallo-hydrolase produces the protein MVGTFLGTGASSGVPMLNCGCRVCTSSFSKNKRLRSSFFLETSFGIKLLIDTGPDIRQQLLRENIDKLDLVLYTHEHYDHIMGFDDIKFYTRTAPLNIYARDTTMVHIMNSFSHNFSSKPSLSGKADIIPNVVEDFKPIFFKGLKIVPIPLIHGEIVSLGYRLDNLAYLTDVKFIPEASYDYLKNLDLLIIDAIRIKPHPAHLNFSEAIREIKKINPKVSYFTHIAHDIMHEEFDYLEKDNIYLAYDGLKIYI
- a CDS encoding insulinase family protein, with amino-acid sequence MNYQRIRNYCKFTGAFLFFLFSCVSNELKLDQNLVKGKLVNGLRYYIYKNQTPKNAVNIGIVLNVGSLNEEDNERGIAHYLEHMAFNGTKDYPGNSIVDVLKKFGMQFGADINAATSFDFTYYRLDLSDGNNKDEIDESINILRNWASQISFMKEEIDLERNIIIEEKKLGETYPGRIYEKMYKFLTSGSLYEFRSPIGLEEQILSFQSEDFKKFYRKWYRPELASVIVVGDIDPIEIEDKIKKQFISWKNPADKVKEPKVSLDVELKDKFLLLEDLEVGEPGLMFFKKEIINFVKTKDDVLNDIKRSLLSALFENRFSELKTTGVNHFKNVSNKDFFSFKSDNNTIVARSISLNFNPGYLNEGIQDFFYELERIRKFGFTQGEFEKVRSQFFKSLELRKKNINKTNSWAIFENLVEIAIYGSNKFDMNEYYDLSVQYLKKIDLKTINNLVGREFDVKDCAIFYSYHGGAHPVLAFEDIDNLQKIALKREIKPYDNSSIEGKFFNKSLDDKDIIKENEFENEISSFVLENGVEVYFKYNDQKKGVIDFSATSWGGLINEDIRLIPVLSFAPGVVSGSGYGDYSALQTEKYLSDKTVSLSVGVGAQESYITGSSDKKDLETLFQLIYFTFKEPKIDDVFLQNAINNIKALIKSNKNSSNYHFKKAISRFLNNNDPRFEDTKDSDLQYFTKENILSFYKKRFTYANNFKFVFVGDSDIQTIKTYSKKYLGNLNFKEISEYKDLDYSYSKNFNKVVVRKGKNTTSFAYIIYPFKFNYLAETSLNLNALADLLTDGLIKNIREKMSSVYAIQSSFDSNLRKNVDSDGILSIFFTTEPKELNNVLNSINRYMIERQKIDFNDKDFSYVKKNYIKNTKINSEKNGYWISNILASLSWYGVFKNNFGVKFVETNLNKDLINEFFKKINLEERVEILLIPE
- a CDS encoding tetratricopeptide repeat protein, which translates into the protein MNFFFLLKTALILLSNLSLLFGQSPPKEKEDSLLLYKEGKFKEAISNTLEEIRLNPNNLDARTILIWSLIAIGEYKRAEKEAIIGLGIKKYDIRIIQALGEAYFFQKNYENALKYFQEYISLDSKGARIIKVYNLIADAFYALKRYNEADFAYEYALRFSPNNQNLLIKLARSRINAKNKILAEEALIKLLTISPNNLEAKNLLEELKKSNSKP
- the xth gene encoding exodeoxyribonuclease III, yielding MKLISWNVNGIRAVLKKGFLEFVKEYTPDILCVQETKALKEQLPKDLILENYYSYFSKSKIKGYSGVCIYSKIKPIAVNLLGEEIFDNEGRGLVAYYGDFVLINAYFPNSQALRRRLVYKLDFLSYVENIIDSLVDDGKNVVICGDFNIAHTEIDLVNPDSNRDSPGYYIEETTWLDSFLNKGYVDTFRIFNKEPGYYTWWSYIARARERNMGWRIDYFIVNELFKKNVKKSLILGKVMGSDHCPVFLELANVVS
- a CDS encoding KTSC domain-containing protein; its protein translation is METLTISNELSKISQVGYDSSVSELSVFFKDGRAYKYFKIEPRHFSAISKLVEDRRSVGKYLTENVFNKYDQEKL
- the fusA gene encoding elongation factor G, with the translated sequence MDYNKLRNIGISAHIDSGKTTLTERILFYCNKIHAIHEVKGKDGVGATMDSMELERERGITIASAATHVEWKDFPINIIDTPGHVDFTIEVERSLRVLDGAILVLDSVAGVQSQSITVDRQLKRYSVPRLAFVNKCDKTGANPYNVKDQLRSKLDLNSVLMQIPIGLEDKHIGVIDLILMKAYYFEGKDGTEIIEKEIPSDLLEEAKSKREIMLDTLADFNDELMELHMEGKEVPTEIIYNATRTGTLALKLCPVFMGSAYKNKGVQLLLDAVTRFLPSPHDIKNTALDINNNEKEIDLKIDNELPTVALAFKLEDGQYGQLTYVRIYQGTLKKGQELINSRTSKKFKVGRLIRMHANNTEDIEFGESGDIVALFGIECASGDTFCDPSINYSMTSMFIPDPVISLSVKPKDKKSADNMAKALGRFTKEDPTFKTYVDIESNETIIQGMGELHLEVYIERMKREFKVEVETGMPQVAYRETITRKAEFNYTHKKQSGGAGQFGRVAGFMEPLDKEGETYEFVNLIKGGVIPTEYIPSCDKGFQKAMERGTLIGFPIVDIKITINDGQYHIVDSSDIAFQLAAIGAFREAYEKAKPTILEPIMKVTLEGPTEFQGNMFGLLNQRRGIITGSLEDGSFSKVEAEVPLSEMFGFSTVLRSSTQGKAEFSMEFLKYGKVPSTIFDELRKKFNDQNKS